A genomic stretch from Burkholderiales bacterium includes:
- a CDS encoding DUF971 domain-containing protein: protein MAVQEGSTPQPAEIKLHQKSRVLEVGFTDGRIFRLPCEFLRVYSPSAEVRGHGHGQEVLQVGKKDVEITAVDPVGVYAVRLIFSDGHETGIYSWNLLYEYGVHQDEMWQEYLDRMQAAGASREPGAGPFEARPKSK from the coding sequence ATGGCAGTTCAGGAAGGCAGCACGCCGCAGCCTGCCGAAATCAAGCTGCACCAGAAATCGCGCGTTCTTGAAGTCGGGTTCACGGATGGCCGGATTTTCAGGTTGCCCTGCGAGTTCCTGCGCGTTTATTCGCCGTCCGCCGAAGTGCGCGGTCATGGTCACGGACAGGAAGTGCTGCAGGTCGGGAAAAAGGATGTCGAGATTACCGCCGTCGATCCGGTTGGCGTCTATGCGGTACGCCTTATTTTTTCGGACGGCCACGAAACCGGCATCTATTCCTGGAACCTGCTGTACGAGTACGGCGTGCACCAGGACGAGATGTGGCAGGAATACCTGGATCGCATGCAGGCAGCAGGCGCCAGCCGCGAGCCCGGCGCGGGGCCGTTCGAAGCGCGGCCCAAGTCGAAATAG
- the ubiE gene encoding bifunctional demethylmenaquinone methyltransferase/2-methoxy-6-polyprenyl-1,4-benzoquinol methylase UbiE yields MTDTTHFGFQTVAESEKTAKVAGVFDSVAPRYDLMNDLMSAGMHRLWKRFAVDIAAVKPGERVLDLAGGSGDLSSRFARKIGARGELWLTDINNAMLTRGRGRLLDEGLVVPVAQCDAERLPFAANRFDCVSIAFGLRNLTRKEQGLREMLRVLRPGGRVIVLEFSKIWQPLQPLYDTYSFQVLPRLGKLVAQDADSYRYLAESIRMHPAQEDLKQLMESAGFERVDYFNLSAGVVAVHKGYKF; encoded by the coding sequence GTGACTGATACGACGCATTTCGGTTTCCAGACCGTCGCGGAAAGCGAAAAAACTGCAAAAGTAGCGGGCGTGTTCGATTCGGTTGCGCCGCGTTACGACCTGATGAACGATCTGATGTCAGCGGGCATGCACCGGCTGTGGAAACGGTTTGCCGTCGATATCGCTGCCGTCAAACCAGGCGAGCGCGTGCTCGATCTTGCCGGCGGCAGCGGCGACTTGAGTTCGCGATTCGCGCGCAAGATCGGCGCGCGCGGCGAGCTCTGGCTGACCGATATCAACAACGCCATGCTCACGCGCGGACGTGGCCGCCTGCTCGATGAAGGCCTCGTTGTCCCGGTTGCCCAGTGCGATGCCGAACGGCTGCCGTTTGCGGCGAACCGATTCGATTGCGTCAGCATCGCTTTCGGTTTGCGCAACCTGACCCGCAAGGAACAGGGTCTGCGCGAAATGCTGCGCGTGCTGCGCCCCGGCGGTCGCGTCATTGTGCTGGAATTCTCGAAAATCTGGCAGCCGCTGCAACCCCTGTATGACACCTATTCATTTCAGGTTTTGCCGCGGCTCGGCAAGCTGGTCGCGCAGGATGCCGACAGCTATCGCTATCTGGCCGAATCGATACGCATGCATCCGGCGCAGGAAGATTTGAAGCAGTTGATGGAAAGCG